One Simkaniaceae bacterium genomic window, ATAAACAGCTGAATTCTTATAAATTTAGCTATTTATACTGACTAAATTTCTAATAATTGTTAGTTTTTTATTGAAAATTTATTGAGAAAAGATTTGAATATTTTTTATTCCCTAGAAATATCAATAGGGTAAATTTTGACATTTTAAAAAACCCCCTCTATGAATAGAAGAGGTTTTTTTGACGGTCAAGGAATATTGGCTATCACATCGTTGGCCGCGTGAGAGATCCCCCGCTAAAGCAGGGAGATTGGCCCGCTTGGTCTCCGTTTAAAGTTTTTCATTTTTTTTTAACTGAGAGTTATTATGAGACTATTATATCTTGCATCCGTCATGCTTTGCACCGGAACAATCTTTTCAGCATTCAATGAACCTGAACAAATTCCACCTGCACAAAAAACACCCCCCCTTGTGACATTGGCCGACCGGAGCTACACTTTTGAATCCCATTTTTTCGGGTTGATTTTGCAACCTTATGCCAATAATCTCGACTATGGGGCTGTGGCGCTCCCACTCAATTACGGTGATGCTCAACCGGCAGTTTCGCCAAATTGGACCATTCCGGAAATTTCAACAGATTTCCATTTTGGATTTGATGTAGGTATTGCCGGAATCTTCCATGATGCCAACTCTACTCTAATGCTAAATTGGGAATGGTATCACTCTCCTACAGATTCAGCAACAATCACAGTTGCCTCAGACAATATGGTAGGACCCTTTTTTGAAATCGGTCCGGATGCCTCCTCCTACAAAAAAGCCAAAGGGATGACAAACTTCCATTTTGACGAAGTCAACCTCAACTATGGAACTTTTGTCAATTTTGGAAAGCTTGTGAAGATGAATCTCTTCTCCGGGGTTAGTTTTATGCGCTTATTGCAACACTATTCAACCCGATTCTCAAATCTCAATGACACAATCATTAGAACACTTGACGTTCCATCAAAATTTATAGGAGCCGGACCACAATTGGGCCTTGATTTTGCAACAACCATTATTGAGGGATTTCAGTTCGTAGGAAATGCACGCGCTTCCCTCTTTGTCGGAAAATTCACTAATAGTACAACCTATAGCACCACATCCACTGATCTCGCTGACCTTGGCGATCAAAACCCTAATATCCAAACAACAAGTGTTGGAGATAAAATGGGGATTGTTCCCGGGCTGGAAGGAAGACTTGGCCTTCTCTACGAGTGGTTGTTTTCCGAACACTACATGGTGAAACTAGAAGCAGGCTATCAAGGACAAGTTTATATCAATGCGATCAGATCCATTGATATGGGTAGTGAAGTTGCACTTGGGGATATCGGATCTGTAGGAAGTGCCACAACAGGCGTCTATGCCCGCACATTTTTGCGGACTGTTAGCGATTTTGCTCTTGCAGGACCTTATGTCTCAATTTATTTTGGTTTTTAATAAGATTAAAAACTACCGTTACAAATTCCGATTCAGCATATAAAGATAGGTTTTTGATAATGCGGGGTAAAGCTGCCTTTTTACCTCATCGAATATTTCGGGGGCCACTTTAGAAAAGTGTGTCCCCTTTGCTTTGTGCGACTGAATGAGTGTGTAGCTTTGATCCAGCGGTTTATGGGGGGAATACCAATAGGATCCCAAATATGTAATCGAAGCCACTTTTTGATCATACGACAAAATAAGCATGAGCCGCATGGTGCAATCATAGGGCAATAACTCAGGGCCGAGCAATAACGGGTCTGATGGGATAAACTCCTCTACAATGAATGCGTTGGACCTATCAATGGCATATTGCGAATATGACCTTTCCATATCATCCAGCAATACCTGCTTGGGAGAACAAAAGATATATTTGAGAGTCGAGAGCAGATCTTTTTTTTCCAAAATAATGACCCCACGCCCCATCATCGACCGAATCGGTTTGATCACCACAATATCACCCGGAATATCAGCTGCAATCTGTGTCGCAAGAGCCTCAGATGCTCCTTTAAGATAGACCTTCCAAATGGGACGGAGTTTTTTAGCCTCATTGATCTGATCTAATAGGCAGTTCATCGCATACTTGTTTTGAGAATAGGGTAGAATAGCCCGATCAAGAAAAAGCATTTGAGGGAACCTTTTGTGCTCTTTTTGCAAAATCGGCTGAGGGCTTAAAGAAAAAAAACACGTTTGATAATCAGATAAGCGGTCGGGATCTCCTATAGGCTTCTCTCTTATTTTTGCAGCAATCCCTCCTTCTAAGTGGATGGAAGACCATCCGTGCGCGACAAAAGCTTTGTGCATATTTTTATAAAGGGGATGCGTAAAGTAGCCTTTTGAATAATAGCGTTTTAAAAAATGACAATAGCGGTCAGGGATTGCACCCTCTCCCTCAAGGAGCTCAGAACCACTGAATCGGGAATACGAACCGGGCTGTATCTCGCAGATTTTAACCCCTTGCTCCCGGTTGTACTTTAAATCGACAACAATAAAAGAAATATCGGCCATCGGATAAAGACAGTTTGTCCAAGCAAAAAGAATCAATCCAATGCCAATTTTCAAAAGCGTTTGCTCACAGTCAGTTTCAAAGCATTCGACCAATAATTAGCTCCGAATTCCCCTCCATAGCTGAGATCAACCATCAAAGAGCGATCTTTTTCTAAGAAGAAAATAAAGTCTAAGCCAAGCGCTCCCAGATTTAGAACCTGATCAACTGCCACCACCGTAAAAGATCCCGGCGCTCCTACAAAAGAGGTTTGAACGGTTCCCACTCCAAATGGTTTTTCAAAGACATATGAAACTTTTTCTCTAAGTGAAAAAATCCCCCAATTCCGTTCCCATTCTTGACCAAACTTGAGTCCCGTTTCACTACGCACCATTGAACTATTATTGGCAGTTTGAGAAGCATTAAAAGGAGATGCGCCGGTCTCAGTATACCCTTTCTGCCAAGAGATCGCCCAATCAAGTGCAGTAAATGGAACAATGCTACACCATGAATATCCCCACTCATATCCCACCTCTAAATGAGGAATCAGCTGCCAATCGGTAATATCGGCAGACGCTTTTTTAGAAAATCCCGGAAATGAAATATTTCTCGTATTGTCGGTCTGATTTAATGCCCCCCAGAGTGCAGGTGAAAAATAGAAATGACCTGCAAAAACATTCCCGTAAAGAGCCAAAAGATAAGAGTTAATGTTCCCTTTACCCATATCTTGATCTTCGTCAAAGTGAGAACGGACATAGGAGAGTGCGCCCCCGACAACATTCCTATTTTCCCATGCATGATCACAGCCAATGAGCACCGCTCCCGAGCTCATATTAAAGGAGGGATTTTGATCAATTGCCGAAAGGTGAGCATAATTTCCATAGCCGGCAACCCAAAGGGTCCATTGATGGTCGACAAAGGGAGGTGGAGGAGGCGTTTCAGAGGTATCAGCTATAAGTGATGCCATAAAATGAGCGCGATCGGAGCGACGGGGAGCAAATCGGTAGCAATCGAGGTGTGAAGCGAGCTGTCCGCCAAGAGAAAATGCCGTCTGAATGCCTACATAAGAGCCAAACGCATTTCTAGAAGGAGAGAGCGCTTCGAGCGCTTCTTCCAAAGCGCTTCCGGATAAATTACCTAATTCACTGACCATTTCAGTTGTTCCATTCGCATTGAAATAGTTTGCTAAGATTAAAGAATTGCCCGAAAGGTTGTTTGTTGTTGAAATGGGAATATTAAACTGATAGTTGAGCAAAAGATTGTGAGATCCTTGAGAGAGCGATAGATTGAAATTGGGGAGCGCCGTAATTGAAACCGTGTCAAAAGAACCGCTGATTCCTCCGGTTGTTCTAATAATCGTATATTGGCCACTTTGTGCATAAGTTCCGGAATTTTGAGTGATCGAGATCGTCCCATCTAGGGTTGCCGTTCCCGTCACGTCTAAGAGAGTCGCTGCAGAGGGACCCATTTCGACAACAAATGTAGAACCTGAGTCAAAGCTAACAGGGCCACTTGATAACGTGCCGATTGAATTGCCCGGAGCAAGTGTTCCGGACACATCAAGATCTCCTCCTACCGAACCGGTTCCCTTAAGAGTCCCGTCTGCGCCAACGGTCATATTACCCGGAAGTGTGCCATTCAGGATTAAAATCCCCCCCGTCACCTCATTAGCACCGCTCAGTGTATTTGTATTTGTGATGATTAGTGTTCCCGTATTGCCTTTTGTTAAAGAGCCTCCCCCGGAAATCACTCCGTCAATGGTATTTGTTCCCGAACTTTTGATGTTTAGAGTCGCATCTGTCTCAATACGAATTTCATCAGTGGAGTCATCTGAACTCACATTATTGAATGTATTAATTCCTGCGGCATTCACCTCAAAATAGTTATTTCCCTCAGTCATTGCAACGTTAATAATTGTTGGGCCGGAAGCGCCGGAATACGTTTGAAGTTCTCCATATCCTTTTAGATTATAAAGAACGGTTCCCCCTCCATCCCCGGCAGGGCCTGCTTCAATTGTCACATTTGCCGGATCATATTCTAGGGGATGATGTTCATAAATCTCAAAGGTTGCCGTAATATCCGAATCGACATTAACACCGGCTACACCGGATACGCTAAGATCAGTAATGACAGAAACTTGAGTGTCATCCGTAAATTGACATTGATCAAATGTCAACAAGGGACCGGCGTCTTGATTTGAAAGAGGACTATTGGCACCATTCCCATTAAATATGGCCGTGCTATCGGTTGGAACACCACCCGCCCAGTTGCTAGGACTTTGCATATCGGAAGAGGATGTACCGGTCCAAGTACTGTCTGCCCAAAGGGACATAGAAATAAGTACGGTATGCGCAACCAGCGCGATTTTCATCCATTGATTTCCGAGTCCAGTAATTCTAATCATATTCCCTGAATTTAAAAACAAAATTATATAAATCGTTTAATACTTTTGAGGCAAGATAAGAATGGCATCCGAAATGGGTCGGAGTTTTTTTTGTCCATTGGCCTCATCTTGATCGCCACGCGGAGTGTTTTTAACCTGGCCTTCATAAACCATAGTTGAACTCCCACCTCCATCTAAATTGAGGGCATCGACACAACCGAGCTTCTCCATAAAATGGCTCAATTCATAGATTGTCATCCCATCAAAAAGGCCTGTTTTATCTACAACAACAAAAACCCAATTTCCATTTGGCAAAATGCCTACGGCTGTTCTCGCACATTTCCCGATGAGAAAAGACTTGTTTGCCTGTTCAAGTTGAAAGTCCATTAATTTCGAACCGTGATGGATTAGAAGAGGACAGCCCCCGACAATGTAATCAAATTGATTCCATTGTCCTTGAGACTCTTGATCGATCTGTGGGAGCGCTTCTATAGAAAAAGAGAGGGGCATTCCCACTTTTAACCGTTCTTTAAGAGGGTGTTTCTCCTGAAGAGAGAGCACATACCCATTCTCTTCGGGGATAAGCGAATCGCCTCCTTGAATCACCTTCTCAATAACTCCATTGACTATGACAAGTTCTTCTCCATCTCGATCGGTAAGCGTTGTTTGGTGATAACGGGAGTTGAAAAGGATAGCTTCCCCCTCTTTTCGAGGCCGATTGAGCCCATCGATAGGAACCACCATTTTTTCTGAGCACACTTGTGCTGTCGCTAAAAGACAATCAATCCGTGGCTTTTGCCTTTTTGACGACCAGCCGATAGCGCCCCTTGGCTTAGAAGGAAGGGCATACCACTCACCGATCTTTAATGCACCCGCAGCCAGTCCGTCAACAGCCCCTCCTATTTTAAAAAAACCCCCATTGACAGCCGCCCAAGCTCCCAAACGCCGGCTGATTGATAAAGCCGTTTGCCTACCCAAAGCCTTTGCAGGATTGATCTGATAAAGATCGGGATTGACCTTGATGATATGAACCGACTGAGATCCCAATATAAAACTCAGAGCGGAAGAAGAAAGGGGAATTTCAATATGTTGATACTCAAGTCCCTCTCTTGAAAAAAGAGATATAAGAGGGAGAAAAAAAAGGAGAACCCACCTTCCTTTCATATCAATAAACTCACAACGTTAATATTAAAAGTCTTTCCTAACAGTTAAGTTCAACTGATTAGACCAGTATCGAGATCCGAATTCCCCTTCGTAGGCTAAATCAACCTTAACCGGTTGTTGCTTGCCAATAACAAAAAGAAAGTCCAAGCCTATCGCCCCTAAATTGAGATTTTGATTGACTGCTTGTACCGTAAACGTACCGGGTGTTCCTATAAAGGCCGTCTTAACAGAGCCTGTACCAAAAGGCTTTTCAAAAATATAACTCGCTTTCTCTCTCAAGAAAAAAGTGCCCCAATCGTATTCCCATTTCTCACAAAATTTCAATCCCGTTTCACTCTGCACCATGGAGAAACTTTCTGCCTCACTCGTCGCGTTGAAAGGGGCTGCGCCTCGCTCTTCATACCCCCTTTGCCAAGTAATTGCCCAATCTACGGAGGAAAAAGGAAGGATATTCCCCCAAGAAAAAGAAGCATCATACCCAACTTCTAAATGAGGGACCAGTTGCCAAGCAAAAATATTTGCCTTTGCTTTTCCGAAGAATTCGGGAAAAGAAATCTCTCGCGTATTGTTGATTTCATCAAATATTCCCCAAATAACGGGAGAAAAATAAAAGTTTCTCGCAAAAATGTTTGCGTAGATGCCGGCAACATAAGCGTTGATATTGCCATGTCCAAAATGATTGTCTTCAGTATAGTGCGTATGAGCGTAGCCTAAAGAACCTCCGATCAGGTTTCTATTCTCATGATAATCAACCCCTATAAGCACACCTTCAGACAAGTAATTAAAGGAAGGATTCTGCAGCGAGGCTTTCTCATGAGCATATTCACCAAAACCCGAAATCCAGGCAGACACCCTATGCTCAGATTGCCGACTCTTATCAGATATCCCGACATATCCCGATGCATCGGCAACTAAGGCTGTCGTAAAAGCATTTTCCAAAGAAGCATTTCCTCCAATGCGAAAAGCATCCAAATGCCCCATGACAATTTGACTTAAAGAAAATGCCGTTTGCTGCGCGATAAAGGATCCAAAAGCATTTCTAGCCGGAGAAATGCGATTCAGTGCTCCCGGCAATTGACTCTCCGTTAGACTTGTCAAAAGAGAGAGTGTCGAAGACGATCCATTTTGGTTGAGATTGTTTGCAATGACAAGGGCATTGCCGGAAAGATGATTGGTCGAGATCTCGGAAGAAACCGGAGTTGCCCCTAAGAGGAGATATACAATATTAGACATATAGGATAGCTGAAACTGAGCTCCGGCAAGGCCTCCCGTAATGGTTGAATTAAATTCCCCTGTGTATGCCCCCTCTAGAATCGAATATTGTTTACTTTCGGGATAGGTGCCTGCATTTTGAATCACATTCACAGTCCCCCCAAGAGTCACACTGCCACCGCCTGTAATCACAATCTTAGAACTATCTGTTGGATCGATTTCAATATTTGTAGTAGACCCGCTATCTAAAATCAGATCCCCTCCCGATGTATCAAAAGTGAGAGTCCCGATCGAATTTCCGGGAGAGAGCTTTCCAAAAATAGTTCCCCCTCCATAAACTGTTCCCGCTCCCCCAAGAGTTCCCCCTGAATTAATCGTAACGCCCCCTAAAACCTGTCCATTAACAGAGAGCCTTCCACCGGATACCGTCGTTTTTCCGGTGTATGTGTTCATTCCCGATAAGACCAACGTGCCAAATCCACTCTTCGTTAAGGCTCCTGTTGATGTAGCAATGATCCCACTAACGGTTGTATTACCATCCCCCACAAATGTTAAATCCTGCGTGCCGCTGATGGCATTTGCGTTACTTAGCGTTAAAGTGCCGGAAGTCGATCCAATCGTTGTGGCGGAGCCAAGCGTCATTGCCCCGCTGCAAGTGTTGCTACCCGAAACGTTGAGAAGAGCGCCGCTTCCATCGCCTTCTCCATTCAATGTCATTGCATTCGCAGCCGTAATCCCCCCTTGCACTTGTAATTGCGCGCCACTTGTCACTGAAGCAGAACCACTGCCCAAAGCCGTGTTATTTTGAATATTCAATAGACCTGCGCTTAAACTCGTTGCGCCACTATACGTATTTGCCCCCGATAAGACCAATGTGCCACCCCCGCTTTTTGTCAGCGTTCCGGTTGATGTAGCAATGATCCCGCTAACCGTTGTATTGCCCTCCCCCACAAAGGTTAAATCCTGCGTGCCGCTGATGGCATTTGCATTACTTAGCGTTAAAGTACCGGAAGTCGATCCAATCGTTGTAGCGGAGCCAAGAGTGATTGCCCCACTCCAAATATTGCTGTCTGAAACGTTAAGAAAAGAACCGCTTCCATCGCTTTCTCCATTCAATGTCAAGGCATTTGCAACAGTGATTCCTCCTTGCAACTGAAGTTGAGGCACTACTCCGAGTTGAACCGTAACGGACCCACTGCCCAAAGCCGTATTATTTTGAATATTCAATACGCCCGCAGTTAAACTCGTTGCGCCACTATACGTATTTGCCCCCGATAAGACCAATGTGCCGCTTCCGCTTTTTGTCAGTGTTCCGGTTGATGTGGCAATGATCCCGCTGACTGTTGTGTTGCCCTCCCCCACAAATGTTAAATCCTGCGTGCCGCTGATGGCATTTGCGTTACTTAGCGTTAAAGTACCGGAAGTCGATCCAATCGTTGTGGCAGAGCCAAGAGTGATTGCTCCGCTATAAGTATTGCTACCCGAAACGTTCGCAAGAGCGCCGGTTCCACCACCTGTTCCATTCAATGTCAAGGCATTCGCAGCTGTAATCCCCCCTTGCACTTGTAATTGTGCGCCACTTGCAACCGAAGCAGAACCACTGCCCAAAGCCGTGTTATTTTGAATATTCAATAGACCTGCGTTTACAGTGACCCCTTCTGTATAGGTATTGGCCCCGGTCATGGTGAAAACACCCGTTCCTATTTTAATGATCTCACCACGACCGGAAATTACTCCTGCATATGTTGTATTATTGGAGTCTCCCAAAGTCAAAGAACCTGCATCTACATTATCAAAAGTTACATTCCCACCTAAACTTCCCCCTCCGGATAGACTCAAAATCGTATTAGGGATCCCTTGGTTATTAAGTTCAACCCCAGCGACATTCGCAAGGACAATTGCCGAACTGTGAGAAAAAGAATCTTCAGCTCCCGATCGAAAAATACCCTCATTTATAAATGTTGTGCCACCATAAGTACAAGTACCGGCTACACGCAATACATCTGCCCCTGTTTTAGTGATCCCTCCGGAACCTGTGATTGAATTACAACTAAATTCGGCATCGGTCACAATCGAAATATCATTTGGAAGAAACAGAGTTGTATTGCAATTAGCACCACCTGTTGCTTCATCTACGGTAATAGAATTGTAAACATTTAATGTTCCGCTATTTAGAGTAAAACTGAGTGCCGTAGTAAAATTTAAGCTGGCTACACTAAAAGTCGAATCGACGTTGGCACTAGCAAAACTACCGGTTGCATCGGTAAACGTTGCAACATCACTAGAATTATTTGGAACTGTATTGGGATTCCAGCTGTTTGTATCAGACCAATTCCCCCCATCTTGAATCCAACTGGCAGAACCGGCAAACAGATTCATATTTAGAAACGCAGTCGCTAGAAAAATCAACCCAAATCTCATTCAACTATCTCTTGTGATAAGCTCAAAAATTATTTATATCTATTTTTAAGATTATAGAAATATTATTTTTTGCATTTGCCTGAAAAAGAATCAGCTAAGAAAACTTCTTAACTTCAACTAAAGTCGAAGATAAAAACCAATTATTTCTGTAAAATTGAAGTTTCTTATAGGATAACTCCATGGGTTCAAAACAAATAACATATGTAGCATTTCTCCGCGCCATCAATGTCGGTGGCAATTCAATACTGCTCATGAGCGAATTAAAGGCGCTTTGCGAAAAATTAGGCTTTGAAAATGTGCGTACATACATCCAGAGCGGTAATGTCATATTTGATAGCGGGCTTTCAGAGGAGATCCTTAGGGAACAACTCGAAACAGCACTTGATAAAAAAATGGGTAAGCATATTGTCACGACCATACGTACCCTTGATGAACTCATCTACATCCTTAAAAAGAATCCGTTTTCAAAAGAGCCACCTGCAAAAGTCGGTGTGTTGTTTTTTACACACCCCATTCAAAATGATTTTTTATCTTGTATTTCAACCTCGACAGGTGAAGAAGTAAAAGTTAATAAACGAGAAGCCTATATCTACTACCCTAACGGTATGGGTCGCTCAAAACTAAAAATCCCCAAACAAAGGGATGAAGGGACGATGCGCAATATCAATACAATTCAAAAAATAGTTGAGATATAAAAATTTGTCGGAAAACAAAAAAAATATATACTCCATTTCAGCAGGCAAACAAACAATGGATATTAGATGTCTTCCCTCTTCACTAAATTATTCATAATCGTATTGGCCTCTTGCACTACCCTAGCCTTTACTGAAGATACCTTACCCTCTTCTGAAAATTGCCCTAAAGACAACTCTCCTTGCCGCACTACCCTTCGCCACATCGAGGCCGGCGGGGTTGGATATAGCCAGGGGTACACGACTCTGGAAGCTTTTTTAGCCCCCTCCCCCAACCTTTGGTCTTTCATGCCTATTTTGGATGCGAGGGCCCATCTCTTTGATAATGGCAAATGGGCTGCTAACGCAGGCCTTGGAGTCCGTACTATTTTAAGAAATCGAGTTTACGGAATCAATGCCTACTATGACTACAGAAATACAAGCCGATTGCACTATAACCAGATTGGTCTTGGACTCGAGACGCTAGGCGCCCTCTTCGATGTGCGGCTCAATGGTTATTTACCTGTAGGTAATAAGCTCTCCGCCCCCTATAACACACAGTATGCGGGCTTCTCCAATCACAACTTGATCCTCTCAAGGGCATATCAATATGCCCTGAAAGGGGTCAATGCAGAAATCGGTTTTCACTTCGGAAAAACTCGGCTATTTGACTTTTATGCAGCAGCCGGTCCTTATTATTACAAAGGAGAAATCGGCGATCACATTTGGGGTGGCGAAGGGAGGCTTGTTGCTACATTTAAAGACTACATGGCATTTCAAATCAGCGATTCTTATGATAACGCCTTTCACAACCGCTTCCAAGGACAAATCTCTTTCACGATTCCTCTTGGCTCTCTATTTCGCTCTAAAAAAAGGGACTCTTCCCACTCCTGCCAACCGAATGCTTTGATGGCTCGGATGGTCCAACCGATCAACCGACAAGAGATCATCCCCGTTGATACCGGCACCCAACAAACTGTCGCCACTGACCCTACCACCGGCCAACCGCTCTTCTTTGTCTTTGTTAATAACACGAGTTCATCACTCGGCACCTATGAAAGCCCCTATCCCACCCTAGCTCTTGCACAGGCCAATTCAAAACCCGGCGATATCATCTACGTCTTCCCCGGCGATGGGTCAACAACAGGAATGAATGCGGGCATCACACTCAAAGCCGCTCAGAAATTTTGGGGATCGGGAGTCAGCTATACGCTTCAAACCAATCAAGGAACCGTTATCCTCCCGGCGCAAAGCAGCTCTGCTCCGAAGATTACCAATGCCGATATCGACACGGATGGAAATGCAATCACCTTGGCAACCAATAACGTTATCAGCGGTTTTAACATCACATCTCCACTGAATGATGCTATCTATGGGGCCGATCTCCACAGCTTGGAGGTCTCTTCGTGCGTGATTGAAAGTGCTACCACTTATGCCCTCGAGGCCTCCTTTTCAGGAGATGCATCCATATCTTTAACAAACAATCAGCTTTTGAATAACGTCAACGGTATTTTTTTAACTCTTAATGGGACATCTACCTTGGTCTGTTCGGATAATACGTTTCAAGACCAAACATCCGTTTCCTCCGTCCCTCTAGATGTATCTGCGGATAGCAATACTTTTACAGCCCACATTAATAACAACCTTTTTGATAGCAATACAACTGGCAGCGTCCGGTTTAATCTTGAGAACGTCGTCAATGCTGACATCAACTTACTAAATAATACCATTACAAATAATGGAACAGGATCTCAGGCATCCTTAGGATCGAGTATTGTTCTTATTTCAACCGGGGTTATCGATGATTGTTCAATCTTAGTAAAAGACAACACATTCTCTGAAAATACATCGAATTCTCTTTACTTGCATACGTCCGGCGAAATGACAAATCTCGAAGTCACCGCATCTAACAATACAATGTCAGATAATGGAGGCTCCGGCTTAGTCATTGCAACCCCGGTTGATACTTTGACGCTAACGGCAACGGATAATACCATCACCGGATGCGATGACAACGGAATCTCAATTATCAGCTCCGGAACTACGACAACAGGGACAGTTACAATCAATAACAACACCCTTACGGATATTGGAAATACATCAAACGGAATATCTCTAAGCCAAAACTTTTCAACGCTTAATCTAACCGTATCGAATAACGAAATTAACCGATGTGAAGGGACGGGAATCCTCAGTTATTCCCCCACCGGCATCGATTCTCTCACATTAGATATCTCAGACAATATCATTAGCAATT contains:
- a CDS encoding autotransporter domain-containing protein, giving the protein MIRITGLGNQWMKIALVAHTVLISMSLWADSTWTGTSSSDMQSPSNWAGGVPTDSTAIFNGNGANSPLSNQDAGPLLTFDQCQFTDDTQVSVITDLSVSGVAGVNVDSDITATFEIYEHHPLEYDPANVTIEAGPAGDGGGTVLYNLKGYGELQTYSGASGPTIINVAMTEGNNYFEVNAAGINTFNNVSSDDSTDEIRIETDATLNIKSSGTNTIDGVISGGGSLTKGNTGTLIITNTNTLSGANEVTGGILILNGTLPGNMTVGADGTLKGTGSVGGDLDVSGTLAPGNSIGTLSSGPVSFDSGSTFVVEMGPSAATLLDVTGTATLDGTISITQNSGTYAQSGQYTIIRTTGGISGSFDTVSITALPNFNLSLSQGSHNLLLNYQFNIPISTTNNLSGNSLILANYFNANGTTEMVSELGNLSGSALEEALEALSPSRNAFGSYVGIQTAFSLGGQLASHLDCYRFAPRRSDRAHFMASLIADTSETPPPPPFVDHQWTLWVAGYGNYAHLSAIDQNPSFNMSSGAVLIGCDHAWENRNVVGGALSYVRSHFDEDQDMGKGNINSYLLALYGNVFAGHFYFSPALWGALNQTDNTRNISFPGFSKKASADITDWQLIPHLEVGYEWGYSWCSIVPFTALDWAISWQKGYTETGASPFNASQTANNSSMVRSETGLKFGQEWERNWGIFSLREKVSYVFEKPFGVGTVQTSFVGAPGSFTVVAVDQVLNLGALGLDFIFFLEKDRSLMVDLSYGGEFGANYWSNALKLTVSKRF
- a CDS encoding phosphodiester glycosidase family protein, whose translation is MKGRWVLLFFLPLISLFSREGLEYQHIEIPLSSSALSFILGSQSVHIIKVNPDLYQINPAKALGRQTALSISRRLGAWAAVNGGFFKIGGAVDGLAAGALKIGEWYALPSKPRGAIGWSSKRQKPRIDCLLATAQVCSEKMVVPIDGLNRPRKEGEAILFNSRYHQTTLTDRDGEELVIVNGVIEKVIQGGDSLIPEENGYVLSLQEKHPLKERLKVGMPLSFSIEALPQIDQESQGQWNQFDYIVGGCPLLIHHGSKLMDFQLEQANKSFLIGKCARTAVGILPNGNWVFVVVDKTGLFDGMTIYELSHFMEKLGCVDALNLDGGGSSTMVYEGQVKNTPRGDQDEANGQKKLRPISDAILILPQKY
- a CDS encoding autotransporter domain-containing protein, with amino-acid sequence MNLFAGSASWIQDGGNWSDTNSWNPNTVPNNSSDVATFTDATGSFASANVDSTFSVASLNFTTALSFTLNSGTLNVYNSITVDEATGGANCNTTLFLPNDISIVTDAEFSCNSITGSGGITKTGADVLRVAGTCTYGGTTFINEGIFRSGAEDSFSHSSAIVLANVAGVELNNQGIPNTILSLSGGGSLGGNVTFDNVDAGSLTLGDSNNTTYAGVISGRGEIIKIGTGVFTMTGANTYTEGVTVNAGLLNIQNNTALGSGSASVASGAQLQVQGGITAANALTLNGTGGGTGALANVSGSNTYSGAITLGSATTIGSTSGTLTLSNANAISGTQDLTFVGEGNTTVSGIIATSTGTLTKSGSGTLVLSGANTYSGATSLTAGVLNIQNNTALGSGSVTVQLGVVPQLQLQGGITVANALTLNGESDGSGSFLNVSDSNIWSGAITLGSATTIGSTSGTLTLSNANAISGTQDLTFVGEGNTTVSGIIATSTGTLTKSGGGTLVLSGANTYSGATSLSAGLLNIQNNTALGSGSASVTSGAQLQVQGGITAANAMTLNGEGDGSGALLNVSGSNTCSGAMTLGSATTIGSTSGTLTLSNANAISGTQDLTFVGDGNTTVSGIIATSTGALTKSGFGTLVLSGMNTYTGKTTVSGGRLSVNGQVLGGVTINSGGTLGGAGTVYGGGTIFGKLSPGNSIGTLTFDTSGGDLILDSGSTTNIEIDPTDSSKIVITGGGSVTLGGTVNVIQNAGTYPESKQYSILEGAYTGEFNSTITGGLAGAQFQLSYMSNIVYLLLGATPVSSEISTNHLSGNALVIANNLNQNGSSSTLSLLTSLTESQLPGALNRISPARNAFGSFIAQQTAFSLSQIVMGHLDAFRIGGNASLENAFTTALVADASGYVGISDKSRQSEHRVSAWISGFGEYAHEKASLQNPSFNYLSEGVLIGVDYHENRNLIGGSLGYAHTHYTEDNHFGHGNINAYVAGIYANIFARNFYFSPVIWGIFDEINNTREISFPEFFGKAKANIFAWQLVPHLEVGYDASFSWGNILPFSSVDWAITWQRGYEERGAAPFNATSEAESFSMVQSETGLKFCEKWEYDWGTFFLREKASYIFEKPFGTGSVKTAFIGTPGTFTVQAVNQNLNLGAIGLDFLFVIGKQQPVKVDLAYEGEFGSRYWSNQLNLTVRKDF
- a CDS encoding DUF1697 domain-containing protein: MGSKQITYVAFLRAINVGGNSILLMSELKALCEKLGFENVRTYIQSGNVIFDSGLSEEILREQLETALDKKMGKHIVTTIRTLDELIYILKKNPFSKEPPAKVGVLFFTHPIQNDFLSCISTSTGEEVKVNKREAYIYYPNGMGRSKLKIPKQRDEGTMRNINTIQKIVEI